ataataatcaagaatatggaACATAAGAAATTAAATTGATATTTCATTCCATATAACATGACCCTTCAGCATTTTTCGATTTGGGCTTGCGTCACTTTGCTCTTGCTCTATAAAGAACTCACATTTACGTTTGGGCACATTAACTGGTTTGGGTTGTATCAGGGAAGTGGTAGATGGCATTAAGGCGAATTTTTGGGTTTTCTGATGGCGAGCTGATGCGGGCGGATGCAAAACCTTGTTCCAGATTGATGAGACAAACGGCTGGAATTTTTACAGTTGGAGGAGGATTGGCATTTTGGATTCTTTGTAGATTGCATTATGGTTTGTACTACGTTTTATGTTGGTCTTTTTTGCCTGGTTATTTATTCTATGTGGAAACTACATTTTGCACCTTGaacttactattttttttcacaCACCCCCAACCAAACGATTAGTAAAACGGATCTTCTTTGGTACAATCTCTTTAGTTGTATCCTAATTTACCAGAATTGTCAATTTGCCTTTAAACTATTAATTTTTGACGATTTGCACCATTGATCAAGATATGATAAATAGATATATAAGAAATAGCACATATGGAAGTCATGATCGGTCAGTTCTTACTTTTGTTCATAAGAAATAGCACTGCTTAGCCAATGATTCACATTGCCATAAGGTGGAATTTTCAGGTGCAAATAGACAGTTTTGGTAGTTAAGGTGCAATTTGGAAAAAACAATGATAGTTCAAAACTGGGTCGTTATATTCTTTGGGGATGCTGATATTGCCATCTTTCTATTTCTGATGCCTCATCTTTGATATTTTGATGAGTGattgattgtttttaatttggtaATTTCGGTTGATATCATGTTTGCACATAAGATAATTTTGGTGTGGATATTCTAACCTTTGCAGGTAAATACGTTACCAATAGAACCTTGCCATGCATTAGCCCACGTTCTTTAATGTGTACTTTTGGAAATAACAAGCAATGTGAATATATTATCTTGCTCTGGAAATGTTTATAACTGAAGTGATCATTTATGATTATGTAAATGAGTCAGAATTGCTTGACATAACTTtctatataacaagtttagtctAATATGGTTTACTACAATTTTTCAGCTCAAACGTACTAAAGAGATTgtgatatatttttctttcattatgtttgattaaaaaatatatatgatacgTTTGTTGGTATGCTTATGCAGGTCCTAGAATTACGGTTCCTAGGAGTCTTCGCTGGGCAGCTTGTGGAGCAGTATCGGTCAGCTCATCCACTGCTCTACTGGTTCGCTTATTTAGTCCTGAATGTGAATCCCAGAATATAGCTGCATATGACAACAAAAAGTAATTGCTACGTTCAAGCTCGTCTTAATTAATATGTTAAATTGAAGGCCAATGTATAACTTTTAAGCC
The genomic region above belongs to Carya illinoinensis cultivar Pawnee chromosome 4, C.illinoinensisPawnee_v1, whole genome shotgun sequence and contains:
- the LOC122308508 gene encoding uncharacterized protein LOC122308508, with translation MALRRIFGFSDGELMRADAKPCSRLMRQTAGIFTVGGGLAFWILCRLHYGPRITVPRSLRWAACGAVSVSSSTALLVRLFSPECESQNIAAYDNKK